A single genomic interval of uncultured Desulfobulbus sp. harbors:
- a CDS encoding response regulator, producing MLRLADIRIRSKLIVLFILAGSIPLLTVGLIASNLASDSLMEKSFNQLITVQTIRKTQIEDFFSQCFANVRILASSSRMDDLVSTLDQYLAEGDGQGLDTRSPKYQSMVKPYLNPLKRQIEGYGFEDLFLIDIHEGKVLFSLAGSEEVGTSLRHGQYRESGLAIAWRQALESGKTSIADFQAYAPRGGQQCTFIAQDIRNNNGQVTGVIALEMTDQQVTRAVDSTKGMGQTGESYLLGVSQNNSRFELRSNLKTMGEGKYVVGYSLEPLQYWLDTVRDGQAGGHGTYVDSAGHRVLVAYDQLTIAGLNWYLISKIDWHEVTAPVRRMHMYILVSAAVLLILICAGALYLSRTLTLPIFRDMEFAEAIARGELDATLELDQKDELGDLAIALNSMARNLQDLDWLQRGKEGLDDDLRGEHEADELARRLVSFMSKHLGAQLGAIYLRSEDELVLKASWSFFDRQGNFNRFNLGEGMVGQAALENQIIVFSKVREDAPALNYGAGEQIPAHFMAIPITLEERVMAVLLLGSIEPFSLLQRGFIEQNRENVAILLNAASSRQTIRELLDQAQAHQEKLRVTNEELQEQARALRESEAELQAQQEELRVTNEELEEQTKALKESEAELQAQQEELRVTNEELEERTRALEEQTQTIGQKNADLVKAQNIVRQKARDLEQASKYKSEFLANMSHELRTPLNSILILSQLFGSNKEGNLTPKQIESAGAIHSSGAELLELINEILDLSKVEAGKMELNIEEVFIENVVADLERMFKDMAEKKGLRFTTAIAEDLPRSLLTDNQRLQQILRNLLSNAFKFTAQGEVAVTISRPEPSLLVGTGLSSQGSIAFAVRDEGIGIAQEQQEAIFSAFQQADGSTSRVYGGTGLGLSISKQLSALLGGIIRLVSREGEGSTFTIVLPEIFTEPAREGILPKDLLPGESAPASEMAESTAQTPAQQEPASPEAAVQKDDDFVACTWAPETGAGSDGQPTPPPCRSAYLDDDRESVTPKSRSLLIIEDDRSFAQVLRDFGRERGFLCLVAEDGETGLHFADYYQPSAVILDIGLPGIDGWTVMERLKENPKLRHIPVHFMSADDKSLDALKMGAIGFLSKPVSVEKVEGAFAKLEAIIAKPVSRLLVVEDDKTQRDSIVQLVGGRDVETTAVGSGQDALKLLERENFDCMVLDLGLEDMSGFDLLEKIRHSTKASKVPVIIYTGRDLTKEEERKLKAYAESIIIKGVKSPERLLDESALFLHRLEADLPVEQKKMLKLVHDKEAILSGKRILLVDDDMRNVFALTSVLEDSSMEVVVAKNGVECLEKMKEEGESIDCILMDIMMPQMDGYDAMRRIRKERKYAKLPIIAITAKAMKGDREKCIEAGASDYLAKPVNTDKLLSMMKVWLY from the coding sequence ATGCTCCGACTTGCCGATATACGTATTCGTTCGAAACTGATTGTGCTCTTCATTCTTGCCGGGAGTATTCCGCTGCTCACGGTGGGCCTCATTGCCAGTAACCTGGCCTCCGACAGCCTGATGGAAAAGTCGTTCAACCAGCTGATCACCGTCCAGACCATACGTAAAACCCAGATCGAGGATTTTTTCAGCCAGTGCTTTGCCAATGTTCGTATCCTGGCCAGCAGCTCTCGGATGGATGATCTTGTCAGTACCCTCGATCAGTATCTCGCCGAAGGTGATGGTCAAGGACTGGACACCCGTTCGCCGAAGTATCAGAGCATGGTGAAACCCTACCTCAACCCGTTGAAGCGGCAGATTGAAGGGTATGGTTTCGAGGATCTATTTCTCATTGATATCCATGAGGGAAAGGTCCTCTTCTCTCTTGCGGGCAGCGAGGAGGTCGGGACCAGCCTGCGTCACGGTCAGTATAGGGAAAGCGGGCTGGCAATCGCCTGGCGGCAGGCCCTGGAGAGCGGCAAAACCTCAATTGCCGATTTTCAGGCATACGCCCCCCGCGGAGGCCAGCAGTGCACCTTTATTGCCCAGGATATTCGCAACAACAACGGCCAGGTCACCGGGGTGATTGCGCTCGAGATGACAGATCAGCAGGTGACCCGTGCCGTTGATTCGACAAAGGGTATGGGACAGACCGGCGAGTCCTACCTGCTGGGCGTATCCCAAAACAATTCCCGTTTTGAATTGCGCAGCAACCTCAAAACCATGGGGGAGGGGAAATACGTTGTCGGTTACTCCCTCGAGCCTTTGCAGTACTGGCTCGACACGGTCAGGGACGGCCAGGCCGGGGGCCATGGCACCTATGTCGACAGTGCCGGGCACAGGGTGCTGGTCGCCTACGACCAACTGACCATTGCCGGTCTGAACTGGTACCTCATCTCCAAGATCGATTGGCACGAGGTCACCGCGCCGGTGCGGAGGATGCATATGTATATCCTGGTGAGTGCCGCCGTGCTGCTCATCTTGATCTGTGCCGGAGCCCTCTACCTTTCGCGCACCCTGACCCTGCCCATCTTCCGTGATATGGAATTTGCCGAAGCCATCGCCCGGGGGGAGCTCGATGCCACCTTGGAGTTGGATCAGAAAGACGAACTGGGGGATTTGGCGATAGCCCTCAACTCCATGGCACGAAATCTCCAGGATCTGGATTGGCTCCAGCGGGGCAAGGAGGGGCTGGACGACGACCTGCGCGGGGAGCATGAGGCGGATGAACTCGCCCGGCGGCTGGTTTCGTTCATGAGCAAACACCTTGGCGCGCAGCTCGGCGCCATCTACCTGCGCAGCGAGGACGAGCTTGTGCTCAAGGCGAGCTGGTCCTTTTTCGATCGGCAGGGGAATTTCAACCGTTTCAACCTGGGAGAAGGCATGGTGGGGCAGGCCGCCCTGGAGAATCAGATTATCGTCTTTTCCAAGGTCAGGGAGGATGCCCCGGCCCTGAATTACGGCGCCGGAGAACAGATCCCGGCCCACTTCATGGCCATCCCCATCACCCTGGAAGAGCGGGTCATGGCGGTGTTGCTCCTTGGTTCCATAGAGCCTTTCTCCCTGCTCCAGCGGGGCTTCATTGAACAGAACAGGGAAAATGTCGCCATCCTGCTCAATGCCGCCAGCTCACGGCAGACGATTCGGGAGCTGCTCGATCAGGCACAGGCGCATCAGGAAAAGTTGCGGGTGACCAACGAAGAGCTCCAAGAGCAGGCCAGAGCCCTCAGGGAATCGGAGGCAGAACTGCAGGCGCAGCAGGAAGAGTTGCGGGTGACCAACGAGGAGCTCGAAGAGCAGACCAAAGCCCTGAAGGAGTCCGAGGCGGAGTTGCAGGCGCAGCAGGAAGAGTTGCGCGTGACCAATGAGGAGCTCGAAGAACGGACCAGGGCCCTGGAGGAACAGACCCAGACCATCGGCCAGAAGAATGCCGACCTGGTCAAGGCGCAGAACATCGTCCGCCAGAAGGCCCGCGACCTTGAGCAGGCCAGTAAGTATAAGTCAGAGTTTCTGGCCAATATGTCCCATGAACTGCGGACGCCTTTGAACTCCATTCTGATTCTTTCCCAGCTCTTTGGCAGCAACAAGGAGGGCAACCTCACGCCCAAGCAGATCGAGTCTGCTGGCGCCATTCACTCCTCCGGTGCGGAACTTTTGGAGCTCATCAATGAGATTCTCGACCTCTCCAAGGTGGAGGCAGGCAAGATGGAGCTCAATATCGAAGAGGTCTTTATCGAGAACGTGGTCGCCGATCTCGAGCGAATGTTCAAGGACATGGCCGAGAAAAAAGGACTCAGATTCACCACCGCGATTGCCGAAGACCTCCCCCGCTCACTGTTGACCGATAATCAGAGGCTGCAGCAGATTCTGCGCAACCTGCTCTCCAACGCCTTCAAATTCACCGCCCAGGGGGAAGTGGCGGTCACCATCAGCAGGCCGGAGCCGTCCCTTCTGGTGGGAACCGGCCTGAGCTCGCAGGGATCGATCGCCTTTGCCGTGCGCGATGAGGGAATAGGCATAGCCCAGGAGCAGCAGGAAGCCATCTTCAGCGCCTTCCAGCAGGCCGATGGCAGCACAAGTAGGGTGTATGGTGGAACAGGATTGGGCCTTTCGATCTCAAAGCAGTTGTCCGCATTGCTCGGCGGAATCATCCGACTGGTCAGTCGGGAAGGCGAGGGCAGTACCTTTACCATCGTCCTCCCGGAGATCTTCACCGAGCCCGCCCGAGAAGGTATTTTGCCCAAAGATTTGCTCCCTGGGGAGAGTGCGCCGGCATCCGAGATGGCGGAATCCACCGCCCAAACTCCGGCACAGCAAGAGCCAGCGTCCCCGGAGGCCGCCGTGCAGAAAGATGACGATTTTGTGGCCTGTACATGGGCGCCGGAAACCGGGGCGGGCAGCGACGGTCAGCCGACACCGCCCCCCTGCAGGAGTGCGTACCTCGATGATGATCGGGAGAGCGTCACCCCGAAATCGCGCAGCCTGCTGATCATTGAGGATGACAGAAGTTTCGCTCAGGTCTTGCGGGATTTTGGCCGGGAGCGGGGCTTTCTCTGCCTGGTGGCCGAGGATGGGGAAACCGGTCTTCATTTTGCCGACTACTACCAGCCCAGCGCCGTTATCCTTGATATAGGTCTTCCGGGCATCGACGGCTGGACCGTCATGGAGCGGTTGAAGGAAAATCCGAAATTGCGCCATATCCCGGTCCACTTCATGTCGGCAGACGACAAATCGCTTGATGCCTTGAAGATGGGGGCCATTGGATTTCTCTCCAAGCCGGTCAGCGTGGAAAAGGTGGAAGGGGCCTTTGCCAAGCTGGAGGCCATTATAGCCAAACCCGTGAGCAGGCTGCTGGTGGTCGAGGATGACAAGACCCAGCGCGACAGCATCGTTCAACTCGTAGGCGGCAGGGATGTGGAGACAACCGCCGTCGGCAGCGGTCAGGATGCCCTCAAGTTGCTGGAACGGGAAAATTTCGACTGCATGGTGCTCGATCTGGGATTGGAGGATATGTCCGGTTTTGACCTGCTGGAAAAGATCAGGCACAGTACCAAGGCCTCGAAAGTCCCGGTCATCATCTATACCGGGCGGGATCTGACCAAGGAGGAAGAACGCAAGCTCAAGGCCTACGCTGAAAGCATCATCATCAAAGGGGTGAAGTCCCCTGAGCGGCTGCTTGATGAGTCAGCGCTCTTCCTCCATCGGCTCGAGGCCGATCTGCCGGTTGAGCAAAAGAAGATGCTCAAGCTTGTCCACGACAAGGAGGCGATCTTGAGCGGGAAGCGGATCCTGCTGGTCGACGATGATATGCGCAATGTCTTTGCCCTGACGAGTGTCCTTGAGGACAGCAGCATGGAGGTCGTGGTCGCCAAGAACGGTGTGGAGTGCCTGGAGAAGATGAAAGAAGAGGGCGAATCGATCGATTGCATCCTCATGGACATCATGATGCCGCAGATGGATGGCTATGATGCCATGAGACGTATCAGAAAAGAGCGGAAATATGCAAAGCTGCCGATAATCGCCATCACCGCCAAGGCGATGAAGGGGGACCGGGAGAAGTGTATAGAGGCTGGAGCCAGCGATTATCTGGCCAAACCGGTCAACACCGATAAACTCCTTTCCATGATGAAGGTCTGGCTGTATTAA
- a CDS encoding diguanylate cyclase — MAMKHPMPQTERRSQPIRILKLGMPLSCLVWGALIALSYTWNVWKNEEQYLATLKQTGRSFFQQIELTREWNALHGGVYVAVHGETVPNPYLADPMRDIRINADLVLTKINPAYMTRQISEIASSQENIKFHITSLNPIRPQNMADAREEEALHLFEQGRVQEIGEVVDSEAGPTYFYMAPLVTRKPCLKCHQSQGYLEGDIRGGISVTIPFPSIPFSLPLAVGHLVIGLFGIGGIVILNRQLAKAYEVIQHQAIIDALTGIPNRWCFTERILEEANRHHRQQEPLSLLMCDIDNFKAFNDTYGHGAGDACLLRVARTIKQSLQRPGDFCARYGGEEFVIILPNTETDGALHVARSIIANIRALAIKHEKSLPEGYVTASIGVATTTSNQAVSHEILMKQADDALYQAKNEGRNCVMVFAMEHA, encoded by the coding sequence ATGGCCATGAAACACCCCATGCCGCAAACAGAGCGTCGGTCTCAGCCCATCCGTATCCTGAAACTGGGCATGCCTCTGTCGTGTCTTGTTTGGGGGGCATTGATTGCCCTTTCGTATACCTGGAATGTCTGGAAAAATGAGGAACAGTACCTCGCGACCCTCAAACAGACCGGGCGGAGCTTTTTCCAGCAGATCGAGCTCACCCGGGAGTGGAATGCACTGCATGGCGGGGTCTATGTGGCTGTGCATGGCGAGACCGTGCCCAACCCCTACCTGGCGGATCCAATGCGCGATATCAGGATCAATGCCGACCTCGTGCTGACCAAGATCAACCCCGCATATATGACGCGGCAGATCTCCGAAATTGCCTCGAGCCAAGAAAATATCAAGTTTCACATCACCAGCCTCAATCCCATTCGACCCCAGAATATGGCCGATGCTCGTGAAGAAGAGGCCCTGCACCTCTTTGAGCAGGGACGAGTGCAGGAGATAGGTGAGGTTGTCGATAGTGAAGCCGGGCCAACCTATTTCTACATGGCGCCACTGGTTACCCGCAAACCTTGCCTCAAATGTCATCAGAGTCAAGGTTACCTGGAGGGGGACATCAGGGGCGGCATCAGCGTCACCATCCCTTTTCCCTCGATCCCCTTTTCTCTGCCCTTGGCGGTTGGACACCTGGTGATTGGTCTGTTTGGCATCGGCGGCATTGTGATCCTCAATCGCCAACTCGCCAAGGCCTACGAGGTCATCCAGCATCAGGCGATCATTGACGCCCTCACAGGGATTCCGAACCGTTGGTGTTTCACCGAACGCATCCTGGAAGAAGCCAACCGTCATCATCGCCAGCAGGAGCCGCTTTCCCTTTTGATGTGTGACATTGACAACTTCAAAGCCTTCAACGATACCTACGGCCACGGTGCCGGTGATGCATGTCTCCTGCGCGTTGCCCGGACGATCAAGCAATCGCTCCAGCGACCTGGAGATTTCTGTGCGCGTTATGGCGGCGAGGAGTTTGTGATCATTTTGCCCAACACTGAGACAGATGGCGCTTTACATGTGGCCCGGTCCATTATCGCAAATATCCGGGCCCTTGCGATCAAGCATGAAAAATCTCTGCCCGAAGGTTATGTCACCGCGAGTATCGGGGTGGCGACGACCACGTCCAACCAGGCGGTTTCCCATGAAATTCTGATGAAGCAAGCTGATGACGCCCTCTATCAGGCGAAAAATGAAGGTCGCAACTGCGTCATGGTGTTTGCAATGGAGCATGCTTGA
- a CDS encoding arsenate reductase ArsC, with protein sequence MSAANSKLSVLFLCTGNSCRSQMAEGWARHLQGEAIEPYSAGIEKHGLNPTAVQVMAEAGVDISRQQSKLVEELPAVHFDYVITLCGHAHETCPYFPGKSIHQGFADPPQLAKNATSDDEILEAYRTVRDQIREFIESLPTSLPR encoded by the coding sequence ATGTCCGCAGCAAACAGTAAACTCAGTGTCCTTTTTCTCTGCACCGGTAATTCCTGCCGCAGCCAGATGGCCGAAGGTTGGGCCCGCCATCTGCAAGGAGAGGCGATTGAGCCCTACTCCGCAGGGATCGAAAAACACGGGCTCAACCCCACGGCAGTCCAGGTGATGGCCGAGGCTGGAGTGGATATCAGCCGGCAGCAGTCAAAACTGGTGGAAGAACTCCCCGCCGTCCACTTTGATTATGTGATCACACTCTGTGGCCATGCCCACGAAACCTGTCCCTATTTTCCCGGCAAGTCCATCCATCAAGGCTTTGCTGATCCGCCGCAGTTGGCCAAAAACGCCACCTCAGACGATGAAATCCTTGAGGCCTATCGCACCGTTCGGGATCAAATCCGGGAATTCATCGAATCCCTCCCCACATCGTTGCCTCGGTAA
- a CDS encoding Fic family protein gives MRREPMRDDIVANIVGGYEYVNKLLAQDVDLLQPRGFHHFLELNHIVLCGTTPEKRRDYQQHIKSTTDRFYQQHEFCITNLRQWAEKHQGDSPWKQAAGAYILQVSWPQLFAEGNHRTGALLMSTILVRMGKPPFVLSVENAKGYFDPSSLAKSTRKNVYGRLYKLPKIKKNFSRFLEEHTTRDFLRAR, from the coding sequence ATGCGCCGTGAGCCGATGCGCGATGATATCGTCGCCAACATCGTAGGCGGCTATGAGTATGTCAATAAGTTGCTCGCGCAGGATGTCGACCTGTTGCAGCCTCGAGGATTTCATCACTTCCTTGAACTCAACCATATTGTGCTCTGTGGCACCACGCCGGAAAAGCGGCGTGACTATCAACAACATATCAAGAGCACCACGGACAGGTTTTACCAGCAGCATGAATTTTGCATCACCAACCTGCGGCAGTGGGCGGAAAAGCACCAAGGCGATTCGCCGTGGAAACAGGCGGCCGGCGCCTATATCCTCCAGGTGAGCTGGCCGCAACTCTTTGCCGAAGGCAACCATCGAACCGGGGCGCTGTTAATGAGCACCATCCTGGTCCGCATGGGCAAGCCGCCTTTTGTCCTCAGTGTTGAAAATGCCAAAGGCTACTTCGATCCGTCGAGCCTTGCCAAGAGCACCAGGAAAAACGTCTACGGCCGACTGTATAAATTACCGAAAATTAAAAAAAATTTTTCCAGGTTCCTTGAGGAACACACCACCAGGGATTTTTTGCGGGCACGGTGA
- the pstB gene encoding phosphate ABC transporter ATP-binding protein PstB, which produces MESTQREGKTAVSTNADQAEVVLDCHAEQIFYGDFLAVRDSKVPIRKNKITGFIGPSGCGKSTVLKSINRMNDLVRGFHFEGKVQFHGVDVYDKKVDPVAVRRNIGMVFQQPNPFSMSIYENVAFGLRLNRFRGNMDEKVEKALRGAALWDEVKNKLKNNGLSLSGGQQQRLCIARAIATEPQVLLMDEPCSALDPIATRQIEELMIQLKQQFTVAIVTHNMQQAQRVADQTAFFAVDISKGGRTGYLVEMGKTMELFNDPKEQLTKDYLHGEFS; this is translated from the coding sequence ATGGAATCGACGCAAAGGGAAGGAAAGACAGCCGTGTCGACCAACGCCGATCAGGCCGAGGTTGTGCTCGACTGTCATGCTGAGCAAATTTTTTACGGGGATTTTCTTGCAGTGCGCGACAGCAAGGTGCCCATCCGGAAAAATAAGATCACCGGCTTCATCGGCCCTTCGGGTTGCGGCAAGTCGACCGTGCTCAAGAGCATCAACAGGATGAACGACCTGGTACGAGGCTTTCACTTCGAGGGCAAGGTGCAATTCCACGGGGTCGATGTCTACGACAAGAAGGTCGATCCGGTGGCGGTACGCCGTAATATCGGCATGGTCTTCCAGCAGCCGAACCCTTTTTCCATGTCCATCTACGAGAACGTGGCCTTTGGTCTGCGGCTCAATCGTTTTCGCGGCAACATGGATGAGAAGGTGGAGAAGGCCCTGCGCGGTGCCGCCTTGTGGGATGAAGTCAAAAATAAGTTGAAAAACAACGGGCTTTCCCTCTCGGGTGGTCAGCAGCAGCGTCTCTGTATTGCCCGTGCCATTGCCACCGAGCCGCAGGTGCTGCTCATGGACGAGCCCTGTTCAGCCCTGGACCCGATTGCCACTCGCCAGATCGAAGAGCTGATGATTCAGCTGAAGCAACAGTTCACCGTGGCCATCGTGACCCACAACATGCAGCAGGCCCAGCGCGTTGCCGACCAGACCGCCTTTTTCGCGGTCGATATCTCCAAGGGCGGACGTACCGGTTACCTGGTGGAAATGGGCAAGACCATGGAGTTGTTCAATGATCCCAAGGAGCAGTTGACCAAGGATTACCTCCACGGCGAATTTTCCTGA
- the pstA gene encoding phosphate ABC transporter permease PstA, producing MKNAQALESEFHLPRLERQPFEPRALKSIILSAITVAAAVTACIPLFSVLIMLIYRGGKRLSLELFYALPPAAFETGGGFGNAIVGTLFMVGIAALISVPFGILSAIFLAELGSDSKIAVAARFCAKIMTGLPSILAGVFAYASVVLVTGTYSAWAGGIALSLLMIPVVLLTAEEAIKMVPRAMKEAAVGIGCTPAQAMVKVILPVAMPGIITGVVLAVARAAGETAPLLFTALFSDYWLNAQEPTASLAVLIYNYSGMPFENQIELAWAASLVLVLMVFLLNIISRTLGGRKKI from the coding sequence ATGAAAAATGCCCAAGCTCTTGAGAGCGAATTCCATTTACCCAGACTTGAGCGGCAACCGTTTGAACCGCGGGCGCTGAAATCAATCATCTTGAGTGCCATTACCGTCGCCGCCGCAGTGACAGCCTGTATCCCCCTGTTTTCGGTGTTGATCATGCTGATCTACCGTGGCGGTAAACGTTTATCGCTCGAGTTGTTTTATGCCTTACCGCCCGCCGCATTTGAGACCGGCGGCGGTTTCGGAAACGCCATCGTCGGTACCCTGTTCATGGTCGGCATTGCAGCTTTGATCAGTGTGCCTTTCGGTATCCTTTCCGCCATCTTTTTGGCCGAGTTGGGATCAGATAGCAAAATAGCTGTGGCGGCCCGTTTCTGTGCCAAGATCATGACTGGTCTTCCCTCGATTCTCGCCGGTGTTTTCGCCTATGCCTCGGTCGTTTTGGTGACCGGGACCTACTCCGCCTGGGCCGGTGGTATCGCCCTCTCCCTGTTGATGATTCCGGTTGTTTTGCTCACCGCCGAAGAGGCGATAAAAATGGTGCCGCGGGCCATGAAGGAGGCCGCTGTCGGTATCGGCTGCACCCCGGCGCAGGCCATGGTCAAGGTCATTCTCCCGGTCGCCATGCCGGGGATCATCACCGGCGTGGTTCTGGCTGTTGCCCGTGCCGCCGGCGAGACCGCCCCCCTGCTGTTCACCGCCCTGTTCAGCGATTACTGGCTCAATGCCCAGGAACCCACCGCCTCGTTGGCAGTCCTCATCTACAACTACTCGGGCATGCCGTTCGAAAACCAAATTGAGTTGGCCTGGGCTGCTTCCCTGGTTCTGGTGTTGATGGTCTTTCTCCTCAACATCATTAGCCGCACCCTTGGCGGCCGTAAAAAAATTTAA
- the pstC gene encoding phosphate ABC transporter permease subunit PstC, whose product MAHPMTTLPQEAASLSQPPSRMDILFNKAFRYLTYAFTWAMVILLAAIVLKIGIKALPAMQKYGLAFLSSTTWDVNAHHYGILPEIWGTLYSSILALVLGGFFGITIAIFLTQDFLPHRVEVVLKNIIELLAAIPSVVYGLWGIFVLIPLIRPLADFLHQHLGWLPWFSTSLSGPGMFPAALVLSIMILPTIAAISQDAFRAIPHKTKEAAFGMGTTRWEAILRVMLPTASGGIFGALVLGLGRALGETMALAMLVGNSNQISLSVFAPANTLASLLALNFPEAADYEVSVLMYAACILLLITLLVNIAGTAIIVMTGSGVKK is encoded by the coding sequence ATGGCTCATCCAATGACGACTCTTCCTCAGGAGGCTGCGTCCCTGTCACAGCCTCCTTCACGGATGGATATCCTCTTTAACAAGGCCTTCCGATACCTGACCTACGCCTTTACCTGGGCCATGGTTATTCTGCTTGCTGCAATTGTCCTCAAAATCGGTATCAAGGCTCTTCCGGCCATGCAAAAGTATGGGCTTGCGTTCCTCTCCTCCACCACCTGGGATGTCAATGCCCACCATTACGGCATTCTTCCCGAGATTTGGGGGACGCTCTACAGTTCAATACTCGCTTTGGTGCTTGGCGGATTTTTCGGGATTACCATCGCTATCTTTCTCACCCAGGATTTTCTGCCGCACCGGGTTGAGGTCGTGCTCAAGAACATTATCGAACTCTTGGCCGCTATTCCGAGCGTTGTCTACGGCCTCTGGGGCATCTTTGTTCTGATTCCCCTGATCAGGCCTCTGGCTGATTTTCTCCACCAACACCTGGGATGGCTGCCCTGGTTTTCCACCAGTCTCAGCGGCCCTGGCATGTTTCCGGCGGCGCTGGTGCTGTCGATCATGATCCTGCCCACGATCGCCGCCATCTCCCAAGACGCTTTCCGCGCCATCCCGCACAAGACCAAGGAGGCTGCCTTCGGCATGGGAACCACCCGTTGGGAAGCAATTCTCCGGGTCATGCTGCCCACCGCATCGGGGGGGATCTTCGGTGCCCTGGTACTCGGCCTGGGACGGGCCCTGGGCGAAACCATGGCCCTGGCCATGCTGGTCGGTAACTCCAACCAGATCAGTCTGTCGGTTTTTGCCCCGGCAAACACTCTGGCCTCGCTGCTGGCCCTGAACTTCCCGGAAGCCGCCGATTATGAGGTTTCGGTGCTGATGTACGCTGCCTGCATCCTGCTGCTCATCACCTTGTTGGTCAACATCGCCGGAACCGCCATTATCGTCATGACCGGATCAGGAGTGAAAAAATGA
- the pstS gene encoding phosphate ABC transporter substrate-binding protein PstS produces MKLVKTVRSLVLCSMCGFFAVSAMAETSIIGSGASFPAPIYTTWFKQFSRANKGVQINYQAKGSGAGIRDFIDHTVDFAASDAAMSEAEIAKVPEGVQLLPMTAGEIVLAYNLSGIKELNLSREAYTGIFLGKVKKWNDPLLVKANPGVTMPDEEITVVSRADSSGTNFVFTQHLAGISPEFAKNPGFGKTVNWSSDIKMVKAPKNDGVTATIKQTPGAIGYVEYGFAHMTKLPMAKLENKAGKFVAPGLEGGQAALANATLPENMIVWLTDPAGDKSYPIATYTWMMFYKKYADAKKAEILRNMVAYCLDHGQKIADKAGYIPLPANVVDKVRAASANIQ; encoded by the coding sequence ATGAAGTTGGTGAAAACAGTGCGGTCCCTGGTGCTCTGTTCCATGTGTGGTTTTTTCGCTGTTTCAGCCATGGCTGAAACCAGCATCATTGGTTCCGGAGCCAGCTTTCCGGCACCGATCTATACCACCTGGTTCAAACAGTTCAGCCGCGCCAACAAAGGTGTGCAGATCAATTACCAGGCCAAGGGTTCTGGAGCCGGTATTCGCGATTTTATCGATCATACCGTTGATTTCGCAGCCAGCGATGCGGCCATGAGCGAAGCGGAGATCGCCAAGGTACCGGAAGGTGTGCAGTTGCTGCCCATGACCGCCGGCGAGATTGTCCTTGCCTACAACCTGAGCGGTATCAAAGAGTTGAATTTGAGCCGCGAGGCCTATACCGGCATCTTCCTTGGCAAAGTCAAAAAATGGAATGATCCGCTGCTGGTCAAGGCCAATCCCGGAGTCACGATGCCGGATGAGGAGATCACCGTGGTTTCCCGTGCCGACAGTTCCGGAACCAACTTTGTCTTTACCCAGCATCTGGCCGGGATCTCCCCGGAATTCGCTAAAAATCCCGGTTTCGGCAAAACCGTGAACTGGTCTTCCGACATCAAGATGGTCAAGGCTCCCAAAAATGACGGGGTCACCGCAACCATCAAACAGACCCCCGGCGCTATCGGCTATGTCGAGTACGGCTTCGCCCATATGACCAAACTGCCCATGGCCAAGCTGGAAAACAAGGCCGGTAAGTTCGTTGCTCCCGGTCTCGAAGGTGGGCAGGCCGCCCTGGCCAATGCCACCCTGCCGGAGAACATGATCGTGTGGCTCACCGATCCCGCTGGCGACAAATCCTATCCGATTGCCACCTATACCTGGATGATGTTCTACAAGAAGTACGCCGATGCAAAAAAGGCAGAAATCCTGCGCAACATGGTTGCCTACTGTCTGGACCATGGGCAAAAGATCGCCGACAAGGCCGGCTACATTCCGCTGCCTGCCAATGTTGTTGATAAGGTTCGCGCAGCCTCCGCCAATATCCAGTAA